TCATTATATAAAAGGCATACGAAAGAAAATTGCCCCTTATATTTTCTTTTTATACAGCATCGAAGATTCTTTTATCAGATATATTTGCCTTTTTTAAGTGATGAAACTATTTTTAATTTGGCTCCAGCAACAATTTTTGATAAGGTTGCCGATTTTCAACATATCCCAAAAGCCCGTTATGAAATAAAGTATGTTAGTGAGATTTCACCAAAGAAAAAAGAAAACTTTACACTTGTTTCAACAGACAAAGAAAAATTCGAAAATTACATTAAATCAAACAATTTATGATGAGCAATTGAAAGATAATACTTCTTATACTAACTGTGAGGTAATAATTAAACTTTCTTCGGATGGTTTTTCGTTTTAACAGGAGTAGTTACTGATTTCTTAACTGCTTTAGAAAGTTGTCTCTTCCTCTTCGGAAAATCTCTTTTCAAGGGTCTGTCTTTTAAAAGCGGAACATCTAACAATTCTTTCGGGTGCACACCCAGGGAGTCGGCGATGATGAGTAAACTCTTCAGGCTCGGAGTTCCTTGCCCACTTTCAATTTTATGGTATACCCTAACATTCAGTTCCAGACCTGCTACTGCTTCCT
The nucleotide sequence above comes from Leptospira kobayashii. Encoded proteins:
- a CDS encoding helix-turn-helix domain-containing protein; the encoded protein is MDYNPILKSIAKNIREIREKREMTQEAVAGLELNVRVYHKIESGQGTPSLKSLLIIADSLGVHPKELLDVPLLKDRPLKRDFPKRKRQLSKAVKKSVTTPVKTKNHPKKV